A region of the Conyzicola lurida genome:
CGAGTTCGCCGAGCGGCTCACGGGGTCTGCGGACCTGTACGAGCACTCGGGACGCCGCCCCGTGGCATCCATCAACTTCGTCACCGCCCACGACGGGTTCACGCTCGCCGACCTCGTCTCGTACAACGAGAAGCACAACGACGCCAACGGCGAAGACAACAACGACGGCGAATCGCACAACCGCTCGAACAACTTCGGCGTCGAAGGCCCCACCGACGACACCCACGTGCTCGAGATGCGGGCCCGACAGCAGCGCAACTTCCTCGCCACCCTGCTCATCTCGCAGGGTGTGCCGATGATCCTGCACGGCGACGAACTCGGCCGCACGCAGGACGGCAACAACAACGTCTACGCGCAGGACAACGAGCTGAGCTGGGTCGACTGGGAGAAGGCCGACGCGCCGCTCATGGAGTTCGTCTCGGCGATCGCCCACCTGCGCAAGGAACACCCCACCTTCCGCCGCAGCCGTTTCTTCGACGGCCGCCCCGTGCGCCGGGCCGAGGGCGAACCCCTGCCCGACATCGGTTGGCTCGCCCCCGACGGCAGCGCCATGTCGCCGGAAGACTGGGATTCCGGCTTCGGCCGCTCGGTCGGCGTGTTCCTCAACGGCGGCGGAATCCGCGGCAAGGACGTGCGCGGCGAACCGATCACCGATGTGCACTTCCTCATCCTGCTGAACGCGCACGTCGAGTCGGTCGAGTTCACGCTCCCGGAAGACGAGTACGCCTCGGCCTGGGAGATCGTCGTCGACACCGCGGGTGCCGGCGTATCGACAGACCCCCGGATGGCGGGCACCACGGTCACCGCGCAGGCGGTCTCGTTGCTCGTGCTTCGACAGTCGTCCGGTCCGGAACCCGACGGCGACAACTCGGTCGCGGCTTCGCTGATCGCTCTCTCCGGTGCGGCCGCTTCGGCGCCCATCAACAACCCCTCGCGACCGGCGGTCTGAACCATGCCCGACATCACCCCCCTCCCCGTCTCCACCTACCGGCTGCAGATCACCGCGGACTTCACGCTGTTCCACGCCGCCGAACTCGTCGACTACGTCAGCTCCCTCGGCGTGGACTGGGTGTACATCTCGCCGATCCTTCGGTCGGCCGACGGTTCCGACCACGGCTACGACGTCGTCGACAACTCGATCATCGACCCCGCACGCGGTGGAGCCGAGGGCCTCGCCGCGCTGTCGGACGCCTGCCACAGCGCCGGCCTCGGGCTGCTCGTCGACATCGTGCCCAACCACCTCGGCGTCGCCGACGCCACGCAGAACGCGTGGTGGTGGGACGTGCTCGAGAAGGGCCGCGACTCGCGCTACGCCGAGGCGTTCGACATCGACTGGGACTTCGGCGGCGGCAAGCTGCGCATCCCCGTGCTGGGAGACGGGCCGACCGCGCTCGACGACCTCACGATCGTCGGCGACGAACTGCACTACTTCGAGAACCGCTACCCGATCGCGCCCGGCACCGCCGACGACGGCGCCTCCCCCGCCGAGGTGCACGACCGCCAGAACTACGAGCTGATCAACTGGCGCCGTGCCGACTCCGAGCTGAACTACCGCCGCTTCTTCGCCGTCAACACCCTCGCCGGTGTGCGCGTCGAGGTGCCGTGGGTGTTCGAGGAGTCGCACGCCGAGATCCTGCGGTGGATCCGCGAGGGCCTCGCCGACGGCCTCCGCGTGGACCACCCCGACGGACTCGCCGACCCCGGCGGATACCTCGACACTCTCGCCGCGGCGACCGGCGGCACCTACGTGCTCGTCGAGAAGATCCTCGAGGGCGACGAGCGCCTCCCCGCTTTCTGGGCCGCCGCCGGCACCACCGGCTACGACGCCCTCGCCGACATCGACCGCGTGCTCGTCGACCGTTTCGGCCGCAAGCGCCTGGACGCCATCGACACTGCCCTACGCGAGCGTGTGCAGCCGGTCGAGTGGAAGACGCTCATCCACGGCACGAAGCGCGGCATCGCCGACGGCATCCTCAACTCCGAGGTGCAGCGGCTGGCCCGCGAATACCACGCGACCCGCCCGCGCGACGAGAAGGACCTCGTGCCCGACGCCGTCGCCGAACTGCTGGCCTGCTTCCCGGTCTACCGCTCCTACCTGCCGAGCGGCGCCGAGCACCTCGAGGAGGCCGCGGAGCTCGCCCGCCGTCACCGTCCCGAGCTCGCCGCGACGATCGACGAGATCCTCCCCGTCCTGCTCGACCCGGCCGAGCCGATGGCCGTGCGCTTCCAGCAGACCTCGGGCATGGTGATGGCGAAGGGCGTGGAAGACACCGCGTTCTACCGCTACTCGCGTCTCGGTTCGCTCACCGAGGTGGGCGCCGACCCCGAGGAATTCAGCATCGGGGTGCCCGAGTTCCACAGCCGCCAGGCCGACCGCCAGGCCACCCTGCCCGGCTCGATGACCACGCTCTCGACCCACGACACCAAGCGCGGCGAAGACACCCGCACCCGCATCACCGTGCTCTCCGAAGTGCCCGACCGCTGGGAGACCGTGCTCGGCACCCTGCGCGAGCTCGCCCCGCTCGGCGACGGACCGCTCGAGAACCTCCTCTGGGAGGCGACCATCGGCGCGTGGCCGGTGAGCGCGGAACGCCTGCACAACTACGCCGAGAAGGCGTCGCGCGAGGCGGGCAACTCCACCAACTGGCTCGACCCGGACGAAGAGTTCGAGAAGCGCATGCACGCGGTCATCGACGCCGCATTCGATGACTCGCGTGTCACCACGGTGATCGAGGACTTCGTCGCAGAGATCGCTCAGGCCGGCTGGTCGAACTCGCTCTCGGCCAAGCTCATCCAGCTGACCGCGCCGGGCGTGCCCGACGTCTACCAGGGCAGCGAGCTGTGGGAGACCAGCCTGGTCGACCCCGACAACCGCCGCCCGGTCGACTACGACATCCGCCGCCTCTACCTCGCGGCCGTCGACGCCGGAGCGCACCCCGAGATCGACGAGACCGGCGCCGCCAAGCTTCTCGTCACGGCGAACGCCCTGCGACTGCGCCGCGACCGCCCCGAGCTGTTCACCCGCTACGCGCCGCTCGAGGCCATGGGCGAGAAGAGCGCCCACGCGATCATCTTCGACCGCGGCGGCGCCGTCACCATCGCCACGCGCCTCCCCGTCGGCCTCGCCGCGAGCGGCGGGTGGGACGACGCCAGCGTCATGCTGCCCGGCCACGAGCTCGTCGACGTCATCAGCGGACGCCGCTACCCGGGCGGCAACCTGCCGCTCGCCGACCTCTTGCACAAGTACCCGGTCGCGTTGCTCGCACCGGTCATCGAAGGATAGAAAATGACCGACTACCGCGTGTGGGCCCCGACAGCCTCGAGCGTCGAACTCCACGTCGGCGACCAGGTCGTCGCCCTCGAATCCACCACCGGCGGCAACTGGCAGGTGCCCGCGGGCACCGAGGTCCCCACCGCTGCGGGGACCCGCTATTTCTATACGGTGGATGGCGCAGCCGACGAACTGCCCGACCCGCGCTCGCGCCGCCAGCCCGACGGCGTCCACGCGGCGAGCGCCGTCGACGACCCGGCGGCCTTCGCCTGGACCGACGGCGCCTGGACCGGCCGCCAGCTCGCGGGCGGCGTGATCTACGAGCTCCACATCGGCACCTTCACCCCCGAGGGCACCCTCGACTCCGCGATCGACCGTCTCGACCACCTCGTCGAGCTCGGCATCGACTTCGTCGAGGTGCTGCCGGTCAACGCGTTCAACGGCACGCACAACTGGGGCTACGACGGCGTGCTCTGGTACGCGGTGCAGGAGACCTACGGCGGACCGGAGGCGTACCGTCGCTTCGTCGACGCGTGCCACGCTCGCGGGCTCGCCGTGATCCAGGACGTGGTCTACAACCACCTCGGCCCGAGCGGCAACTACCTGCCGAAGTTCGGACCGTACCTGCACGAGGCGAGCGCCAACACCTGGGGTTCCTCGGTCAACCTCGACGAGGTCGAGGTGCGCCGCTACGTGCTCGACAACGTCGCCATGTGGCTGACGGACTTCCACGTCGACGGCCTGCGCCTCGACGCGGTGCACGCCCTCGTCGACGAGTCGACCCCGCACATCCTGCAGGAGATGGCCGAAGAGACCGACGCTCTCAGCGCCCACCTCGGACGCCCGCTCACGCTGATCGCGGAGAGCGACATGAACGACGCCTCGATCGTCGCACCCCGGGAGGCGACCGGCTACGGCCTCGACGCCCAGTGGAGCGACGACTACCACCACGCCCTGCACGTGGCGCTCACCGGCGAGACGACCGGCTACTACGCCGACTTCGCCTCGCTGGGCGCCCTCGCCAAGGTCTCCACCGGCGGCTTCTTCCACGACGGCACCTACTCGTCGTTCCGCGAACGCGACCACGGCCACCCCATCGACCCCGTCACCCCCACCTGGCGGCTCGTCACCTTCTCGCAGGATCACGACCAGATCGGCAACCGCGCCGCCGGCGACCGGCTCACGGCGACGCTCGGCTACGGCCAGCTCGCCGTCGGCGCCGTGCTCACCGTGCTCAGCCCGTTCACCCCGATGCTGTTCATGGGCGAGGAGTGGGGGGCCACCACGCCGTGGCAGTTCTTCACCTCGCACCCCGAGCCCGACCTGGGCAAGGCCACCGCCGAGGGCCGCATCGCCGAGTTCGCGGCCATGGGCTGGGATCCGGACTCCGTGCCCGACCCGCAGGACCCGCAGACCTTCGAGAACTCCAAGCTCGACTGGTCCGAGCTGGCCGGAGTCGACCACGCCCGCCTGCTGGCGCTCTACCGCGAGCTCATCGCCCTCCGTCACACCCTCCCCGCACTCACGCACCCGAGCTTCGAGCGCCTGCGCGCCTCCTACGACGACGAGTCGCGCTGGTTCCGGCTCGAGCGCGACGACGTGTCGGTGGTCGCCAACTTCGGCGACCAGGAGCTCGCGCTGCCGGTGCTGTCCGGCAGCGTCATCCTGAGTACGGATGCCGCGGCCGACCTCTCCGGCACGACGCTGACGCTCCCGGCGCACTCCGCCGTGGTGCTCCAGCACTGACGCCGTTCCCCGCCGACAGTTAATTTAGTTGTCGCTGAAAGTTTTTTGCCGGATCGGGAATAGCTTCCAGGTCCATACGCTTGAATGAAACTATGGGCACCGCCGTGCTCGATATTTCTCTTATCTTCACTGGAGTACACACATGACTATCGACGTAGCCACCATCCCCGCCGGAACCTGGACCCTCGACCCCACGCACTCGGACATCACCTTCTCCGTGCGTCACCTCGCCATCTCCAAGGTGCGCGGCTCGTTCGAGAAGTTCGACGTCACCGTCGTCACCACCGAGAACCCCGCCGACACCAAGATCACCGCTTCGGTCGACGTCGCCTCGGTCAACACCAACCAGGCCGACCGCGACGGCCACCTCAAGACGAGCGACTTCTTCCTCGTCGAAGAATTCCCCACGATGGACTTCGCTTCCACCGGCGTCCGCGTCGAGGACGACACCTTCTTCGTCGACGGCGACCTCACGCTCCGTGGCGTCACCAAGGCAGTCACCCTCAAGGGCGAGCTCGGCGGCATCATCACCGACGGCTACGGCCAGACCAAGCTCGGCGCTTCGGCCTCGACCAAGATCAACCGCCTCGACTACGGCGTCAACTGGAACGCAGCGCTCGAGGCCGGCGGCCTCACGCTCGGCAACGACGTCACCATCAACTTCGAGATCCAGGTCGTTCTCCAGCCGTAAGTCTCACCGCACCACAGCCGTCAGATACCCACGCGGCACTTGCGCCCTCATTCGAACATGTGTTCGAATGAGGGCGTGAGGCGGTTAATGGGATGAGATGGGCCAACCAGGCGATCAGCACCGAACAGAGCAACTCTCTGACGGGGCTGGCCAAACTGAGCAACGTGGTGCGCAGCGTGCAGACGCCGGAGTTCGCGGGCATCACCTTCCACGAGGTGCTGGCGAAGACCGCGCTCAACCACGTACCGGGGGCGAGCAACGCCATGCCGTTCGCGTGGACGATCAACCCGTACCGCGGGTGCAGCCACTCCTGCGTGTACTGCTTCGCCCGCAACACGCACACCTACCTCGAGTTCGACGCGGGTCGTGACTTCGACAACGAGATCATCGTCAAGATCAACGTCGCCGAGGTCGTGGCGAAAGAACTCCGTACCAAGCGCGACCGCGTGCCGGTGGTCGCCCTCGGCACCAACACCGACCCGTACCAGCGGGCCGAGGGCCGTTACCGGCTGATGCCGGGCATCATCGCCGCCCTCGCCGAGGCCGAGACTCCCTTCTCGATCCTCACCAAGGGCACGCTTCTGCGCCGCGACCTTCCGCTGCTGGTCGAGGCGAACAAGCGGGTGCCCGTGTCGCTGGCCATGTCGATCGCGATCTTCGACGACGACCTGCAGCAGTCCGTCGAACCCGGAACCCCCACCGCCAAGGCACGGCTCGCGACGGTCACCGCGGTGCGCGAGGCCGGTCTCGACTGCTCGGTGTTCATGATGCCGATCCTCCCCCACCTCACGGACACCAACGCCCACCTCGACGAGGCGCTACGGCAGATCAAGGCCGCCGGCGCCACGAGCGTGCTGTACACCGCGATGCACCTGCGCCCCGGCACCAAGGAGTGGTTCATGCTCTGGCTCGAACGCGAGCACCCCGACCTCGTCGAGAAGTACCGCTACATGTACTACGGGGTCAACTCCTACGCGCCCAAGGAGTACCGAAAGTGGTTGGCCGCGAAGATCCAGCCGCTGATCCGCAAGCACGGTCTCACCCG
Encoded here:
- the treY gene encoding malto-oligosyltrehalose synthase, which encodes MPDITPLPVSTYRLQITADFTLFHAAELVDYVSSLGVDWVYISPILRSADGSDHGYDVVDNSIIDPARGGAEGLAALSDACHSAGLGLLVDIVPNHLGVADATQNAWWWDVLEKGRDSRYAEAFDIDWDFGGGKLRIPVLGDGPTALDDLTIVGDELHYFENRYPIAPGTADDGASPAEVHDRQNYELINWRRADSELNYRRFFAVNTLAGVRVEVPWVFEESHAEILRWIREGLADGLRVDHPDGLADPGGYLDTLAAATGGTYVLVEKILEGDERLPAFWAAAGTTGYDALADIDRVLVDRFGRKRLDAIDTALRERVQPVEWKTLIHGTKRGIADGILNSEVQRLAREYHATRPRDEKDLVPDAVAELLACFPVYRSYLPSGAEHLEEAAELARRHRPELAATIDEILPVLLDPAEPMAVRFQQTSGMVMAKGVEDTAFYRYSRLGSLTEVGADPEEFSIGVPEFHSRQADRQATLPGSMTTLSTHDTKRGEDTRTRITVLSEVPDRWETVLGTLRELAPLGDGPLENLLWEATIGAWPVSAERLHNYAEKASREAGNSTNWLDPDEEFEKRMHAVIDAAFDDSRVTTVIEDFVAEIAQAGWSNSLSAKLIQLTAPGVPDVYQGSELWETSLVDPDNRRPVDYDIRRLYLAAVDAGAHPEIDETGAAKLLVTANALRLRRDRPELFTRYAPLEAMGEKSAHAIIFDRGGAVTIATRLPVGLAASGGWDDASVMLPGHELVDVISGRRYPGGNLPLADLLHKYPVALLAPVIEG
- the treZ gene encoding malto-oligosyltrehalose trehalohydrolase, which translates into the protein MTDYRVWAPTASSVELHVGDQVVALESTTGGNWQVPAGTEVPTAAGTRYFYTVDGAADELPDPRSRRQPDGVHAASAVDDPAAFAWTDGAWTGRQLAGGVIYELHIGTFTPEGTLDSAIDRLDHLVELGIDFVEVLPVNAFNGTHNWGYDGVLWYAVQETYGGPEAYRRFVDACHARGLAVIQDVVYNHLGPSGNYLPKFGPYLHEASANTWGSSVNLDEVEVRRYVLDNVAMWLTDFHVDGLRLDAVHALVDESTPHILQEMAEETDALSAHLGRPLTLIAESDMNDASIVAPREATGYGLDAQWSDDYHHALHVALTGETTGYYADFASLGALAKVSTGGFFHDGTYSSFRERDHGHPIDPVTPTWRLVTFSQDHDQIGNRAAGDRLTATLGYGQLAVGAVLTVLSPFTPMLFMGEEWGATTPWQFFTSHPEPDLGKATAEGRIAEFAAMGWDPDSVPDPQDPQTFENSKLDWSELAGVDHARLLALYRELIALRHTLPALTHPSFERLRASYDDESRWFRLERDDVSVVANFGDQELALPVLSGSVILSTDAAADLSGTTLTLPAHSAVVLQH
- a CDS encoding YceI family protein, translating into MTIDVATIPAGTWTLDPTHSDITFSVRHLAISKVRGSFEKFDVTVVTTENPADTKITASVDVASVNTNQADRDGHLKTSDFFLVEEFPTMDFASTGVRVEDDTFFVDGDLTLRGVTKAVTLKGELGGIITDGYGQTKLGASASTKINRLDYGVNWNAALEAGGLTLGNDVTINFEIQVVLQP
- a CDS encoding Rv2578c family radical SAM protein yields the protein MRWANQAISTEQSNSLTGLAKLSNVVRSVQTPEFAGITFHEVLAKTALNHVPGASNAMPFAWTINPYRGCSHSCVYCFARNTHTYLEFDAGRDFDNEIIVKINVAEVVAKELRTKRDRVPVVALGTNTDPYQRAEGRYRLMPGIIAALAEAETPFSILTKGTLLRRDLPLLVEANKRVPVSLAMSIAIFDDDLQQSVEPGTPTAKARLATVTAVREAGLDCSVFMMPILPHLTDTNAHLDEALRQIKAAGATSVLYTAMHLRPGTKEWFMLWLEREHPDLVEKYRYMYYGVNSYAPKEYRKWLAAKIQPLIRKHGLTRGHEDPTTGGVAAAPVRSFGYSQSKTDARGERMPLSPLIAEELPPTAAIAAIGAPTLF